From a region of the Daphnia magna isolate NIES linkage group LG1, ASM2063170v1.1, whole genome shotgun sequence genome:
- the LOC116936458 gene encoding beta-lactamase-like protein 2 homolog, whose amino-acid sequence MNVIPRVSQLSPRVIHILGCNPGPFTLQGTNTYLIGTGKKRILLDTGDGEAPEYIDLLRSVLKEHQVTLDHILLSHWHPDHVGGVKIIQQSINKDCKVSKFHIEEKPTNFEKLTDGQEVSVEGANLKVYHTPGHSTDHVVLLLKEENALFSGDCILGEGTAVFEDLYDYMKSLKTILSLSPSKIYPGHGPSIADPTQRIEYYIDHRNEREKQILKFLSSHTKTEMSPLDIVKGVYENLDASLYSAAERNVEHHLKKLEKEGKVKSNTKLWSSM is encoded by the exons ATGAATGTTATTCCGCGAGTTTCTCAGCTTTCTCCTCGTGTAATTCACATTCTAG GTTGCAATCCTGGTCCATTTACTTTGCAAGGAACTAACACATATTTGATTGGAACTGGGAAAAA GAGAATACTGTTAGATACTGGGGATGGTGAGGCTCCAGAGTACATTGATTTACTTAGATCAGTATTGAAGGAACATCAGGTCACCTTAGATCATATTTTACTTTCACACTGGCATCCTGACCATGTTGGTGGTGTGAAAATAATCCAACAGTCAATTAACAAAG ACTGTAAAGTGTCAAAGTTTCACATAGAAGAAAAGCCAACGAATTTTGAAAAGTTAACTGATGGACAAGAAGTTTCAGTTGAAGGAGCTAATTTAAA AGTGTACCATACCCCAGGTCATAGCACAGACCATGTTGTCCTTCttctaaaagaagaaaatgccTTGTTTAGTGGAGACTGTATTTTGGGTGAAGGAACTGCCGTCTTTGAAGACCTATACGATTATATGAAATCGTTAAAAACAATACTTAGCCTAAGCCCAAGTAAAATTTACCCGGGGCATGGCCCTTCAATTGCG GATCCTACTCAACGAATTGAGTACTACATTGACCATAGAAACGAAAGAGAGAAGCAGATCTTAAAATTTCTTTCATCCCATACTAAGACTGAAATGTCTCCATTAGATATTGTGAAAGGTGTTTACGAGAATTTAGACGCCAGCCTTTATTCTGCCGCAGAGCGAAATGTTGAGCACCAccttaaaaaattggaaaaagaaggcaaagtTAAAAGCAATACAAAGCTGTGGAGTTCAATGTAA